The genomic DNA TCTCCGTCGAGCCACGCATGTCCGCCACTGCAGAGGAGGAAGCGTACCGGCATCTCCAGCGGGCGCTTCGCCTAGGTCGTTACAAACCGGGTGACCGGCTCATTCCCGAAGACATCGCGGCCGAGATCGGCATGAGCCGCATGCCTGTGCGGGAAGCCTTTCGGCGCCTGGCTTCCGACGGACTGGTCGTTCTCCGCCCCAATCGGGGGTGTGTCGTGGCCGGCCTCACAGTCGATGAGCTTTACGAGATCTTCGAAATACGTTCGGTTCTGGAAGGACTCGCCGTCAGGCTGGCGATGCCACGGATCGATGAGGAGGCGCTCGAAGAATTCGAGAACCTACTCGATCGCATGGAACGCGCCGGGCAGAGCGGTAGCAGCGACTGGGTGGTCCGCCACCAGGAATTCCACGGCCGTATCTGTGCGTTGAGCCAGAGGCCCAAGCTCATCCACCAGATATCGGCGCTGCATGTGGTCATAGAGCCTTACATGCGCATCTGGTTCGACGATTGTGACAAGCCGCATTCTGCGCGCGAGGAGCATGCCGCCGTGATCGCCGCCTTGCGCTCGGGCGACGCTGTGCATGCGGAACAGGTCATGCAGGATCATATTCTCGGCACGGCACCAATGTTGGCCGAATTCGTGACTCCGAGCCGGGGATCAACGCCGGCAGGAGAAAGGGCCTAAGTCCGGCAAAAAGACCAGAACCGGCCACCGGAACAGCCAGATCAGCACAAGAAAGGGGAACCTATATGAAAATTCATCGCCTGGCCGCCGTCGCGGCCGCATTCGGCATGCTCAGCTTTGTCCAGTCCACATTCGCTGAGGATGCTCCAAAGGCCATAACCA from Mesorhizobium sp. M1E.F.Ca.ET.045.02.1.1 includes the following:
- a CDS encoding GntR family transcriptional regulator, coding for MSATAEEEAYRHLQRALRLGRYKPGDRLIPEDIAAEIGMSRMPVREAFRRLASDGLVVLRPNRGCVVAGLTVDELYEIFEIRSVLEGLAVRLAMPRIDEEALEEFENLLDRMERAGQSGSSDWVVRHQEFHGRICALSQRPKLIHQISALHVVIEPYMRIWFDDCDKPHSAREEHAAVIAALRSGDAVHAEQVMQDHILGTAPMLAEFVTPSRGSTPAGERA